The following proteins come from a genomic window of Anguilla rostrata isolate EN2019 chromosome 17, ASM1855537v3, whole genome shotgun sequence:
- the LOC135243868 gene encoding complement C1q tumor necrosis factor-related protein 1-like isoform X2 yields MFEAWLPVLLLLPLVTSVPPPFGTPPRTCRRCCDHLEGAPARNQMPEIRTYINMTILKGDKGDRGDKGTPGKAGAEGPPGSRGPMGPKGTKGQAGAPGDACKTQHAAFSVGRRKALHSVDYYQALVFDTVFVNLHEHFNMFKGKFYCYVPGIYFFNVNIHTWNFKETYMHIMHNDQEKVILYAQPSERSIMQSQSIMLSLEQNDEVWVRLYKRERENAVYSDDVDVYITFNGYIIKPSLE; encoded by the exons ATGTTTGAGGCGTGGCTGCCTGTtcttctgctcctccccctggtGACTTCTGTCCCGCCCCCTTTTGGTACCCCTCCCAGGACATGCCGCCGCTGCTGTGACCATCTGGAGGGCGCCCCTGCCCGAAACCAGATGCCGGAGATTCGCACATACATTAACATGACGATCCTCAAAG GGGATAAGGGTGACCGTGGCGATAAGGGGACGCCCGGGAAGGCGGGAGCAGAAGGGCCGCCAGGATCACGGGGGCCTATGGGTCCTAAAGGAACCAAAGGCCAAGCTGGTGCCCCAGGAGATGCCTGCAAAACTCAGCATGCTGCTTTCTCTGTGGGCCGAAGGAAGGCACTGCACAGTGTAGACTACTACCAGGCCCTGGTCTTCGACACGGTCTTCGTCAACCTCCACGAGCACTTCAACATGTTCAAGGGCAAGTTCTACTGCTACGTCCCGGGGATCTACTTCTTCAACGTCAACATCCACACCTGGAACTTCAAGGAGACCTACATGCACATCATGCACAACGACCAGGAGAAGGTGATCCTGTACGCCCAGCCCAGCGAGCGCAGCATCATGCAGAGCCAGAGCATCATGCTGTCCCTGGAGCAGAACGACGAGGTGTGGGTGCGCCTGTACAAGCGCGAGCGGGAGAACGCCGTGTACAGTGACGACGTGGACGTCTACATCACCTTCAATGGCTACATCATCAAGCCCAGTCTGGAATGA
- the LOC135243864 gene encoding beta-1,4-mannosyl-glycoprotein 4-beta-N-acetylglucosaminyltransferase-like isoform X3 — translation MKMRRHKVFLFCTVGLCVISFLHYYKALHYVSLLRELSAPYPKIKSFIMVAGMFWKERTTPLSSALLEGGPALAMRLSDNEAQDSMELDREMDKDLIAWYPSPRDGVRPNYQNRKDAAVRKSPQMFALPDPMGTLRDLHRHSFQLHDDTTPYFVRTKAGALCFRQGTEMATPKDSVVREGARLAGQRRILQHQNTAHSPRARPQRGRRLVRCVCRQGWHGPYCGIPTMVQHSNLPTKDRLTPREVPRRVINAINVNHEFDLLHARFHELAQAVDLFLVCESNFTAYGESRSLQFLQLLLNGTYDYVQHKILYVLLDHFPEGGRQDGWIADDYLRTFLTRNGMSRARGVRPDDIFIINDADEIPAQEGVLFLKLFNGWTEPFAIHMRKSLYGFFWKQLGSLEVVSGCTVGMLNAVYENDGIKLRRREYYTMPGFRRYENDTGHILVQWSIGSPFHFAGWHCSWCFRPEGIHLKLISAQNGDFPRWGDYEDKRDINYIKQLIRTGGWFDGSVQEYPPSDPKEHMYAPKYLLDNFERYCYMLENPYS, via the exons aTGAAAATGCGACGGCACAAAGTGTTCTTGTTTTGCACAGTGGGCCTGTGCGTCATCTCCTTCCTGCACTACTACAAGGCCCTGCACTACGTCTCCCTGCTGAGGGAACTCTCTGCCCCCTATCCCAAGATCAAATCCTTCATCATGGTGGCTGGTATGTTCTGGAAGGAGAGGACCACCCCACTATCTAGTGCCCTACTGGAAGGGGGTCCAGCCCTAGCCATGAGGCTGTCTGATAATGAGGCACAAGACAGCATGGAGCTGGACAGGGAGATGGACAAG GATTTGATTGCCTGGTATCCCAGCCCTCGCGATGGAGTACGGCCCAATTACCAAAACAGGAAGGATGCAGCAGTGAGGAAGAGTCCTCAGATGTTCGCTCTCCCAGACCCCATGGGGACACTAAGGGACCTCCACCGGCACAGCTTCCAGCTCCACGATGACACCACACCCTACTTTGTGCGCACCAAAGCTGGAGCCCTGTGTTTCAGGCAGGGGACAGAGATGGCCACCCCGAAGGACAGTGTAGTGAGAGAAGGTGCAAGGTTAGCAGGCCAGCGCAGGATCTTACAGCACCAGAACACCGCCCACTCGCCTCGGGCTAGGCCCCAGCGGGGCAGGAGACTGGTGAGGTGCGTTTGCCGACAGGGCTGGCATGGCCCTTACTGTGGCATCCCCACCATGGTGCAGCACTCCAATTTGCCCACTAAGGACAGGCTGACCCCCAGGGAGGTGCCCCGCAGGGTTATCAATGCTATCAATGTCAACCACGAGTTCGACCTCCTCCACGCCCGTTTTCATGAGCTGGCCCAAGCCGTGGACCTCTTCCTTGTGTGTGAGTCCAACTTCACAGCTTATGGCGAGTCCCGATCACTGCAattcctccagctcctccttaACGGGACCTATGACTATGTGCAGCACAAGATACTTTATGTACTCCTAGATCACTTCCCTGAGGGTGGACGGCAGGATGGCTGGATTGCTGATGACTACCTGCGCACCTTTCTGACTCGCAATGGGATGTCCCGGGCGCGAGGGGTACGGCCCGATGACATCTTCATCATCAATGATGCTGATGAGATCCCTGCCCAAGAGGGGGTCCTCTTCCTCAAGCTTTTCAATGGCTGGACAGAGCCTTTTGCCATTCACATGCGCAAGTCCCTCTATGGATTCTTCTGGAAGCAGCTGGGCTCCCTGGAGGTGGTGTCCGGGTGCACGGTGGGCATGCTGAATGCTGTCTATGAAAATGATGGTATCAAGCTGCGAAGGAGGGAGTACTATACCATGCCAGGCTTCCGACGGTATGAGAATGACACGGGTCACATCCTGGTGCAATGGTCCATCGGAAGCCCCTTCCACTTTGCCGGCTGGCACTGCTCCTGGTGTTTCAGGCCTGAGGGTATCCACCTCAAGCTCATCTCAGCCCAGAATGGGGACTTCCCCCGCTGGGGGGACTATGAGGACAAACGTGACATTAACTATATTAAGCAGCTGATCCGGACTGGCGGTTGGTTCGACGGGTCAGTGCAGGAGTACCCCCCATCAGACCCTAAGGAGCACATGTATGCCCCCAAGTACCTGCTGGATAACTTTGAGCGCTACTGTTATATGCTGGAGAACCCCTACAGCTAA
- the LOC135243545 gene encoding interleukin-2 receptor subunit beta-like — translation MMEVLWRRSLFLLLAVQMLPCHSLQDLTCFNDYIKKISCVWNGLGTPPEVHCVLKAKALVGNSCELMPAEGEDQAFRTCQLAFEVFSYYYKLTINVVCGDSEVACLKDYWPAHNVKMHPPGKPIVVKSNVSWSLGSPHSNLIPSYNFELQYKRSEQPWENAVSRNLTAKQMSVELPEDKLEKGRQYEARVRVKPSEPRNSLPALRGVWSSWSPTASWRSEVGRSPERASPPGSFPGLGPELQVTLGLVTAAVALLVLITCKFHRAGWVYKWKLPHVPNPSTYFQSLNSVHGGNFQKWLSPMYAPESFDIPQSFEDISAVEVFKTEDVAALLHTSNPTDLWDSSAGSSCFSNMGYFYSEYPDSYGTEVHFSYQMDARCSVEVVGEDAPVPARSSYEHLSDHPGKSRQLDPGRREQNEEEEGDIGDGSKEIDTVPPLAILPFSLPSPVTPSPIPLPPHLLNMPLLPLPSHDFDSDTATGSSNAPGPLEGALGRSSSERIEPSSGGYMSVMEMLNTYCNKSI, via the exons ATGATGGAGGTCCTGTGGCGGAGGTCTCTCTTTCTTCTGCTCGCCGTGCAGATGCTTCCCTGTCACTCGCTGCAAG ATCTGACTTGTTTTAATGACTACATCAAAAAAATAAGCTGTGTTTGGAACGGTTTGGGAACACCCCCGGAGGTCCACTGCGTTCTCAAAGCAAAAGCACTAGTTGGAAAT AGTTGTGAGCTGATGCCCGCGGAGGGTGAGGACCAAGCCTTCAGGACCTGCCAGCTTGCTTTCGAA GTATTCTCTTATTACTACAAATTGACTATTAATGTCGTGTGTGGAGACTCTGAGGTTGCCTGTTTGAAGGACTACTGGCCGGCGCATAATG TAAAAATGCACCCCCCTGGCAAACCCATCGTCGTCAAGTCAAATGTCTCCTGGAGTCTCGGCAGTCCCCATTCAAATCTGATCCCCAGCTATAATTTTGAACTGCAGTACAAACGGTCAGAGCAGCCCTGGGAG AATGCGGTGTCAAGGAACCTCACGGCCAAACAGATGTCAGTAGAGCTGCCCGAGGACAAGCTTGAAAAGGGACGGCAGTATGAGGCCAGGGTTCGAGTGAAGCCATCAGAGCCACGGAATAGTTTACCCGCCCTCAGAGGGgtgtggagcagctggagcCCCACTGCGTcctggaggtcagaggtcgggaGGTCACCTGAAAGAG CCTCGCCCCCAGGGTCTTTCCCAGGTCTGGGCCCAGAACTGCAGGTGACTTTGGGGCTGGTGACTGCTGCTGTTGCCCTTCTGGTCCTGATCACCTGCAAATTCCACAGAGCCGGCTG GGTTTACAAGTGGAAGCTGCCACATGTGCCAAACCCATCCACCTACTTCCAGTCCTTAAATTCTGTCCATGGAGGGAATTTCCAG AAATGGCTGAGTCCCATGTACGCCCCAGAATCCTTTGATATCCCCCAGAGTTTTGAGGACATCTCCGCTGTAGAGGTGTTCAAAACTGAGGACGTCGCCGCCCTGCTCCACACGAGCAACCCCACAGATCTCTGGGACAGCAGTGCCGgctcctcctgcttctccaACATGGGCTACTTCTACTCCGAATACCCCGACTCTTATGGGACTGAAGTGCATTTCAGCTACCAGATGGACGCGAGGTGCTCTGTGGAGGTGGTGGGTGAGGATGCCCCTGTCCCGGCCAGGTCTTCCTACGAGCACCTCAGCGATCATCCAGGGAAATCCAGACAGCTGGATCCAGGCCGCAGGGAGcagaatgaggaggaggagggtgacaTTGGGGATGGCTCAAAGGAAATAGACACAGTTCCTCCTCTAGCCATTCTTCCTTTTTCACTACCCAGTCCTGTGACCCCTTCTCCCATCCCACTACCCCCTCACCTTCTCAACATGCCCCTGctacccctcccctctcatgATTTTGACTCAGATACTGCAACTGGTAGCAGTAACGCCCCAGGACCACTGGAGGGAGCGCTTGGCAGATCCTCCTCAGAGAGAATTGAGCCCTCTAGTGGTGGGTACATGTCAGTGATGGAAATGCTGAACACCTACTGCAATAAATCCATTTGA
- the LOC135243864 gene encoding beta-1,4-mannosyl-glycoprotein 4-beta-N-acetylglucosaminyltransferase-like isoform X1 — protein MKLALGKPPRRQKRKRHRMKMRRHKVFLFCTVGLCVISFLHYYKALHYVSLLRELSAPYPKIKSFIMVAGMFWKERTTPLSSALLEGGPALAMRLSDNEAQDSMELDREMDKDLIAWYPSPRDGVRPNYQNRKDAAVRKSPQMFALPDPMGTLRDLHRHSFQLHDDTTPYFVRTKAGALCFRQGTEMATPKDSVVREGARLAGQRRILQHQNTAHSPRARPQRGRRLVRCVCRQGWHGPYCGIPTMVQHSNLPTKDRLTPREVPRRVINAINVNHEFDLLHARFHELAQAVDLFLVCESNFTAYGESRSLQFLQLLLNGTYDYVQHKILYVLLDHFPEGGRQDGWIADDYLRTFLTRNGMSRARGVRPDDIFIINDADEIPAQEGVLFLKLFNGWTEPFAIHMRKSLYGFFWKQLGSLEVVSGCTVGMLNAVYENDGIKLRRREYYTMPGFRRYENDTGHILVQWSIGSPFHFAGWHCSWCFRPEGIHLKLISAQNGDFPRWGDYEDKRDINYIKQLIRTGGWFDGSVQEYPPSDPKEHMYAPKYLLDNFERYCYMLENPYS, from the exons gaTGAAAATGCGACGGCACAAAGTGTTCTTGTTTTGCACAGTGGGCCTGTGCGTCATCTCCTTCCTGCACTACTACAAGGCCCTGCACTACGTCTCCCTGCTGAGGGAACTCTCTGCCCCCTATCCCAAGATCAAATCCTTCATCATGGTGGCTGGTATGTTCTGGAAGGAGAGGACCACCCCACTATCTAGTGCCCTACTGGAAGGGGGTCCAGCCCTAGCCATGAGGCTGTCTGATAATGAGGCACAAGACAGCATGGAGCTGGACAGGGAGATGGACAAG GATTTGATTGCCTGGTATCCCAGCCCTCGCGATGGAGTACGGCCCAATTACCAAAACAGGAAGGATGCAGCAGTGAGGAAGAGTCCTCAGATGTTCGCTCTCCCAGACCCCATGGGGACACTAAGGGACCTCCACCGGCACAGCTTCCAGCTCCACGATGACACCACACCCTACTTTGTGCGCACCAAAGCTGGAGCCCTGTGTTTCAGGCAGGGGACAGAGATGGCCACCCCGAAGGACAGTGTAGTGAGAGAAGGTGCAAGGTTAGCAGGCCAGCGCAGGATCTTACAGCACCAGAACACCGCCCACTCGCCTCGGGCTAGGCCCCAGCGGGGCAGGAGACTGGTGAGGTGCGTTTGCCGACAGGGCTGGCATGGCCCTTACTGTGGCATCCCCACCATGGTGCAGCACTCCAATTTGCCCACTAAGGACAGGCTGACCCCCAGGGAGGTGCCCCGCAGGGTTATCAATGCTATCAATGTCAACCACGAGTTCGACCTCCTCCACGCCCGTTTTCATGAGCTGGCCCAAGCCGTGGACCTCTTCCTTGTGTGTGAGTCCAACTTCACAGCTTATGGCGAGTCCCGATCACTGCAattcctccagctcctccttaACGGGACCTATGACTATGTGCAGCACAAGATACTTTATGTACTCCTAGATCACTTCCCTGAGGGTGGACGGCAGGATGGCTGGATTGCTGATGACTACCTGCGCACCTTTCTGACTCGCAATGGGATGTCCCGGGCGCGAGGGGTACGGCCCGATGACATCTTCATCATCAATGATGCTGATGAGATCCCTGCCCAAGAGGGGGTCCTCTTCCTCAAGCTTTTCAATGGCTGGACAGAGCCTTTTGCCATTCACATGCGCAAGTCCCTCTATGGATTCTTCTGGAAGCAGCTGGGCTCCCTGGAGGTGGTGTCCGGGTGCACGGTGGGCATGCTGAATGCTGTCTATGAAAATGATGGTATCAAGCTGCGAAGGAGGGAGTACTATACCATGCCAGGCTTCCGACGGTATGAGAATGACACGGGTCACATCCTGGTGCAATGGTCCATCGGAAGCCCCTTCCACTTTGCCGGCTGGCACTGCTCCTGGTGTTTCAGGCCTGAGGGTATCCACCTCAAGCTCATCTCAGCCCAGAATGGGGACTTCCCCCGCTGGGGGGACTATGAGGACAAACGTGACATTAACTATATTAAGCAGCTGATCCGGACTGGCGGTTGGTTCGACGGGTCAGTGCAGGAGTACCCCCCATCAGACCCTAAGGAGCACATGTATGCCCCCAAGTACCTGCTGGATAACTTTGAGCGCTACTGTTATATGCTGGAGAACCCCTACAGCTAA
- the LOC135243868 gene encoding complement C1q tumor necrosis factor-related protein 1-like isoform X1 has protein sequence MYSALKCFQWGGVCVCARVRERARERELFLFPISSQLLIDTAAVAEKARRQRTCRRCCDHLEGAPARNQMPEIRTYINMTILKGDKGDRGDKGTPGKAGAEGPPGSRGPMGPKGTKGQAGAPGDACKTQHAAFSVGRRKALHSVDYYQALVFDTVFVNLHEHFNMFKGKFYCYVPGIYFFNVNIHTWNFKETYMHIMHNDQEKVILYAQPSERSIMQSQSIMLSLEQNDEVWVRLYKRERENAVYSDDVDVYITFNGYIIKPSLE, from the exons ATGTATTCAGCGTTGAAGTGCTTCCAGtggggtggagtgtgtgtgtgcgcgcgtgtgagagagagagcgagagagagagagcttttccTTTTTCCCATCTCTTCCCAGCTGCTGATCGACACAGCGGCAGTTGCTGAGAAAGCGAGGAGACAGAG GACATGCCGCCGCTGCTGTGACCATCTGGAGGGCGCCCCTGCCCGAAACCAGATGCCGGAGATTCGCACATACATTAACATGACGATCCTCAAAG GGGATAAGGGTGACCGTGGCGATAAGGGGACGCCCGGGAAGGCGGGAGCAGAAGGGCCGCCAGGATCACGGGGGCCTATGGGTCCTAAAGGAACCAAAGGCCAAGCTGGTGCCCCAGGAGATGCCTGCAAAACTCAGCATGCTGCTTTCTCTGTGGGCCGAAGGAAGGCACTGCACAGTGTAGACTACTACCAGGCCCTGGTCTTCGACACGGTCTTCGTCAACCTCCACGAGCACTTCAACATGTTCAAGGGCAAGTTCTACTGCTACGTCCCGGGGATCTACTTCTTCAACGTCAACATCCACACCTGGAACTTCAAGGAGACCTACATGCACATCATGCACAACGACCAGGAGAAGGTGATCCTGTACGCCCAGCCCAGCGAGCGCAGCATCATGCAGAGCCAGAGCATCATGCTGTCCCTGGAGCAGAACGACGAGGTGTGGGTGCGCCTGTACAAGCGCGAGCGGGAGAACGCCGTGTACAGTGACGACGTGGACGTCTACATCACCTTCAATGGCTACATCATCAAGCCCAGTCTGGAATGA
- the LOC135243864 gene encoding beta-1,4-mannosyl-glycoprotein 4-beta-N-acetylglucosaminyltransferase-like isoform X2: MWRVIPCGRMKMRRHKVFLFCTVGLCVISFLHYYKALHYVSLLRELSAPYPKIKSFIMVAGMFWKERTTPLSSALLEGGPALAMRLSDNEAQDSMELDREMDKDLIAWYPSPRDGVRPNYQNRKDAAVRKSPQMFALPDPMGTLRDLHRHSFQLHDDTTPYFVRTKAGALCFRQGTEMATPKDSVVREGARLAGQRRILQHQNTAHSPRARPQRGRRLVRCVCRQGWHGPYCGIPTMVQHSNLPTKDRLTPREVPRRVINAINVNHEFDLLHARFHELAQAVDLFLVCESNFTAYGESRSLQFLQLLLNGTYDYVQHKILYVLLDHFPEGGRQDGWIADDYLRTFLTRNGMSRARGVRPDDIFIINDADEIPAQEGVLFLKLFNGWTEPFAIHMRKSLYGFFWKQLGSLEVVSGCTVGMLNAVYENDGIKLRRREYYTMPGFRRYENDTGHILVQWSIGSPFHFAGWHCSWCFRPEGIHLKLISAQNGDFPRWGDYEDKRDINYIKQLIRTGGWFDGSVQEYPPSDPKEHMYAPKYLLDNFERYCYMLENPYS, from the exons gaTGAAAATGCGACGGCACAAAGTGTTCTTGTTTTGCACAGTGGGCCTGTGCGTCATCTCCTTCCTGCACTACTACAAGGCCCTGCACTACGTCTCCCTGCTGAGGGAACTCTCTGCCCCCTATCCCAAGATCAAATCCTTCATCATGGTGGCTGGTATGTTCTGGAAGGAGAGGACCACCCCACTATCTAGTGCCCTACTGGAAGGGGGTCCAGCCCTAGCCATGAGGCTGTCTGATAATGAGGCACAAGACAGCATGGAGCTGGACAGGGAGATGGACAAG GATTTGATTGCCTGGTATCCCAGCCCTCGCGATGGAGTACGGCCCAATTACCAAAACAGGAAGGATGCAGCAGTGAGGAAGAGTCCTCAGATGTTCGCTCTCCCAGACCCCATGGGGACACTAAGGGACCTCCACCGGCACAGCTTCCAGCTCCACGATGACACCACACCCTACTTTGTGCGCACCAAAGCTGGAGCCCTGTGTTTCAGGCAGGGGACAGAGATGGCCACCCCGAAGGACAGTGTAGTGAGAGAAGGTGCAAGGTTAGCAGGCCAGCGCAGGATCTTACAGCACCAGAACACCGCCCACTCGCCTCGGGCTAGGCCCCAGCGGGGCAGGAGACTGGTGAGGTGCGTTTGCCGACAGGGCTGGCATGGCCCTTACTGTGGCATCCCCACCATGGTGCAGCACTCCAATTTGCCCACTAAGGACAGGCTGACCCCCAGGGAGGTGCCCCGCAGGGTTATCAATGCTATCAATGTCAACCACGAGTTCGACCTCCTCCACGCCCGTTTTCATGAGCTGGCCCAAGCCGTGGACCTCTTCCTTGTGTGTGAGTCCAACTTCACAGCTTATGGCGAGTCCCGATCACTGCAattcctccagctcctccttaACGGGACCTATGACTATGTGCAGCACAAGATACTTTATGTACTCCTAGATCACTTCCCTGAGGGTGGACGGCAGGATGGCTGGATTGCTGATGACTACCTGCGCACCTTTCTGACTCGCAATGGGATGTCCCGGGCGCGAGGGGTACGGCCCGATGACATCTTCATCATCAATGATGCTGATGAGATCCCTGCCCAAGAGGGGGTCCTCTTCCTCAAGCTTTTCAATGGCTGGACAGAGCCTTTTGCCATTCACATGCGCAAGTCCCTCTATGGATTCTTCTGGAAGCAGCTGGGCTCCCTGGAGGTGGTGTCCGGGTGCACGGTGGGCATGCTGAATGCTGTCTATGAAAATGATGGTATCAAGCTGCGAAGGAGGGAGTACTATACCATGCCAGGCTTCCGACGGTATGAGAATGACACGGGTCACATCCTGGTGCAATGGTCCATCGGAAGCCCCTTCCACTTTGCCGGCTGGCACTGCTCCTGGTGTTTCAGGCCTGAGGGTATCCACCTCAAGCTCATCTCAGCCCAGAATGGGGACTTCCCCCGCTGGGGGGACTATGAGGACAAACGTGACATTAACTATATTAAGCAGCTGATCCGGACTGGCGGTTGGTTCGACGGGTCAGTGCAGGAGTACCCCCCATCAGACCCTAAGGAGCACATGTATGCCCCCAAGTACCTGCTGGATAACTTTGAGCGCTACTGTTATATGCTGGAGAACCCCTACAGCTAA